Proteins co-encoded in one Quercus robur chromosome 8, dhQueRobu3.1, whole genome shotgun sequence genomic window:
- the LOC126697094 gene encoding AT-hook motif nuclear-localized protein 1-like isoform X4, whose product MEAREAMSSGVTVIGAEAPSAYHVAPRSENLSQSQTAGSPAVTAPPGSVGLSGTTGKKKRGRPRKYGQEGSVTMALSPMPISASAPPGGDFSAVKRGKARPSGLEYKPHKKVGVEHFGELNSVGTNFMPHIITVNAGEDVTMKVISFSQQGPRAICILSANGVISNVTLRQPDSSGGTLTYEGRFEILSLSGSFMPTETQGTRSRSGGMSVSLASPDGRVVGGGVAGLLVAASPVQVVVGSFLPSN is encoded by the exons ATGGAAGCAAGAGAAGCTATGAGTTCTGGGGTTACTGTGATAGGAGCAGAAGCTCCATCAGCTTATCATGTAGCGCCAAGGTCTGAAAACCTGAGTCAGAGCCAAACTGCTGGTTCACCAGCTGTGACTGCTCCACCTGGGAGTGTGGGATTATCCGGAACAACCGGAAAGAAGAAGCGAGGTAGGCCGAGGAAGTATGGACAGGAGGGGTCAGTCACTATGGCATTGTCACCAATGCCAATTTCAGCTTCTGCTCCACCCGGTGGCGACTTCTCAGCTGTGAAGCGGGGAAAAGCACGGCCAAGTGGTTTGGAGTATAAGCCACATAAGAAAGTGGGAGTGGAACATTTTG GAGAGTTGAATTCTGTGGGTACAAATTTTATGCCCCATATCATCACTGTCAATGCTGGTGAG GATGTTACAATGAAGGTTATATCATTTTCTCAACAAGGACCTCGAGCTATTTGCATTTTATCTGCTAATGGAGTAATTTCAAATGTTACCCTTCGCCAACCTGATTCTTCTGGGGGCACTTTAACATATGAG GGTCGTTTTGAGATACTTTCGCTGTCCGGATCTTTCATGCCGACCGAGACTCAAGGGACAAGGAGCAGGTCAGGTGGGATGAGTGTTTCTTTGGCAAGCCCTGATGGCCGTGTTGTTGGGGGAGGAGTTGCTGGACTCCTGGTAGCTGCGAGTCCTGTGCAG
- the LOC126697094 gene encoding AT-hook motif nuclear-localized protein 1-like isoform X1, with product MEAREAMSSGVTVIGAEAPSAYHVAPRSENLSQSQTAGSPAVTAPPGSVGLSGTTGKKKRGRPRKYGQEGSVTMALSPMPISASAPPGGDFSAVKRGKARPSGLEYKPHKKVGVEHFGELNSVGTNFMPHIITVNAGEDVTMKVISFSQQGPRAICILSANGVISNVTLRQPDSSGGTLTYEGRFEILSLSGSFMPTETQGTRSRSGGMSVSLASPDGRVVGGGVAGLLVAASPVQVVVGSFLPSNQQEQKPKKLKNESTPAIFTPATTMAVIPFSGAEDDEGLGGNGHQNSSTPRPNLASSSSFRRENWVAMHMQDSRKSGTDINISLPGG from the exons ATGGAAGCAAGAGAAGCTATGAGTTCTGGGGTTACTGTGATAGGAGCAGAAGCTCCATCAGCTTATCATGTAGCGCCAAGGTCTGAAAACCTGAGTCAGAGCCAAACTGCTGGTTCACCAGCTGTGACTGCTCCACCTGGGAGTGTGGGATTATCCGGAACAACCGGAAAGAAGAAGCGAGGTAGGCCGAGGAAGTATGGACAGGAGGGGTCAGTCACTATGGCATTGTCACCAATGCCAATTTCAGCTTCTGCTCCACCCGGTGGCGACTTCTCAGCTGTGAAGCGGGGAAAAGCACGGCCAAGTGGTTTGGAGTATAAGCCACATAAGAAAGTGGGAGTGGAACATTTTG GAGAGTTGAATTCTGTGGGTACAAATTTTATGCCCCATATCATCACTGTCAATGCTGGTGAG GATGTTACAATGAAGGTTATATCATTTTCTCAACAAGGACCTCGAGCTATTTGCATTTTATCTGCTAATGGAGTAATTTCAAATGTTACCCTTCGCCAACCTGATTCTTCTGGGGGCACTTTAACATATGAG GGTCGTTTTGAGATACTTTCGCTGTCCGGATCTTTCATGCCGACCGAGACTCAAGGGACAAGGAGCAGGTCAGGTGGGATGAGTGTTTCTTTGGCAAGCCCTGATGGCCGTGTTGTTGGGGGAGGAGTTGCTGGACTCCTGGTAGCTGCGAGTCCTGTGCAG GTTGTCGTAGGGAGTTTTCTACCAAGCAACCAGCAAGAGCAGAAACCAAAGAAGCTGAAAAATGAGTCCACCCCTGCTATTTTTACACCAGCTACTACCATGGCTGTAATACCTTTTTCTGGTGCTGAAGATGACGAGGGACTGGGAGGAAATGGGCATCAAAATTCAAGCACGCCAAGACCAAACCTTGCTTCTTCATCATCCTTCCGAAGAGAAAACTGGGTGGCCATGCACATGCAGGACTCTAGAAAGTCTGGAACTGATATCAATATATCTTTACCTGGAGGTTAA